Genomic segment of Aquarana catesbeiana isolate 2022-GZ linkage group LG02, ASM4218655v1, whole genome shotgun sequence:
ATTTTAAAAGACCTCTCTTCTGAAGACACTGAAGATAGACGTGAAGACGGAGCAGGAGCATCAACTGTTACGCAAATGTCTGCTGCCACTACAATATATCAGACCAGCACTGGACAGTATGGTAAAATGAAACTGCAAAATAGTTTGGTTTATTAAAAGGAAATGTTTTTTAATTGAGTACATATTTATAAatttgtgtgggggtttttttctatccaaaaaaaaataatttgcgcTTTAGCTATATTTTAGtactttaggctccgttcacatctgggCAGTTTGAATCGCTGGCAGAATCGCcttgattctgcccgcaattccaaatcgCGGGGCGCGTGCAATGCCTTTActtctcaatggcaccccaatcgcgctGCCTGGCAAATTGCATTGAGAGTTCCCTGCGATTGCAGCTCGGTTTATCGCTcaacaatcgcagcaaaattgcggcGCGActagggtgccattaagaagtaatggcagcACACACGCATCCCGCGATTTGGAATCTCGCACTTTCCGCCCGAGATTCAAATTGCCCGGGCGTGAACAGAGTCTAAAAGCTGAACTTGAGCCTTCATAACACCTAAATATCTTGGTGCGATACACATGAGAGCTGCTTTACCTGGAGAGAGATTTACATTTCTGTCCATCCGTTCCTGAGATATAGATACGCCAGCAGGGCCACATTGGTggcctgcttttttttctacagttaaaacataaaaaatacaccCTGCTCACGTCATTGCCTCCAGCTTGTGGTTATACAGTAAAGGAGCacctgcagcacagtgatgagtcaCCCCTCTATTCACTGTCTTTCCTCCTATCACAATGTTCCTTGCCAGCTCATGTGCATTGCACTACTCCTGACTGGGTGACTTGGAGAGTTTTCCCTTCAATTCCGTCCTGTGCACCCCACAGGATGTGAGAAGAAATCTTTCAGTGGTTGAGCATATTCCCTCTCAGGTAATTTGCACTGGAACAGTTAGGACTTCCCCTGCTATTCATTTTCTTTTGACAGCCAAAAAttttggaatttaaaaaaatatataatttttttttttttttttttgctttactttcTGGTGGCGATAACCAGGACAAATCGATGCAATCAGAATAATGACATTACTTTTGAATGGTCTGTGTTCTCTGATATTAGTGTCTCCCATTATGAccctaaaggagaagtatggccaaagctcttttggctttaCTTcacctgtaggtcacaggagtgcacaaagTTCTGCTCTCATGTGACATAGATTTAGCTGACAGCGAGATCCGCCCAgttgcctgactggcagctggctcagcttcttAGCGTgccgctgagaggctgatccaGTTGTTCCTACCCCCTCCACAGTCTGGCACGCCAGTGAGCTCTGGAGAggcagagcacagagcggtgactgacagctcTTTGCTCAGAATGGACCTGAGATCTGAGTGGTCTTTGATTGCCCAGCTCTCGATATAGAGGCAGCGGACACGGACAGATACAGCAttgaactgatgctgcatccacataggcaaATATGATTTGCTGTGTATTGAATGATTTTGACAAATTGAAGTTCATTGTGAAACTTTCTCTTTTTGCCTTTGTTGAAATCAATGACTCCAAATAGGGATGAACTCAGTTTTGCTGATACTACTCTGCTCATCCCTACCCTGGATCTCTAAAAGCAATGACAGATCTTCACAGCATATGTGCGGTAGCTCAAAATGTGACTGAACCACAGTGTTGTGTTAAAGACAAGCTTATATCATACACTATTTTTTTGCATGACATTGGTAGCTAGGAGCAAAAACCGTCATTACCTACAAGGTGGGCAAAGACTCTAAAAacactggggttggtttactaaaactagagagtgcaaaacctggtgcagctgtacatgttagccaattggcttctaacttcagcttattcaattagaatttgacaagaaaacctggaaactgattggtttctatgcagagctgcaccagattctgcactctccagttttattaaatcaaccccactgtcaaaGCTGTAAAGCTGCAGGCCAGCAGGAGGGAGGCAGTGGTTGAGAAACGCTTTTGAAATTATaagtatatttttttatgtttacacttttttttatatgtccTAATTTTGTACAGTCATACAAATATAATTTTGTAGTGTGATTGTCTCAGTTTTAATATAAATTAATTCTGTACCTTCTAGTCACTATTGCTCCCAATGGAACGCTCCAGCTTGCTGCGACAGATGGTGTACAAGGGTTGCAGACATTAATGTCCAATGCTGGTAGTAACCAGAGTGGTACAACTATACTGCAGTATGCCCAGACATCTGATGGTCAACAGATTCTTGTTCCCAGCAACCAGGTGGTTGTACAGAGTAAGTAATCCCATCACTCTGGTGCAGGAAAAAGTGGTTAATAATTGAATTCATAAATGTGGGTTATGTTTTGCCCAATAATGTTTCATTTTTGTGTTTTTCAGCTGCTTCGGGAGACATGCAAGCTTACCAGATACGGACCACATCAACCACCACCTCCCTTCCACAAACTGTGGTAATGACTTCACCTGTTACACTGTCCTGTCAACCTCCAAAGAGCGATGACCCACAGCTAAAGCGAGAAATAAGATTAATGAAAAACAGGTGAGAAAATAAGCAGAGAACATAATCTGTGACGTTTCTTCACTTtttctatatgtatattttttttgcaaaatgtcagCAAGGTTACACCAGAAGTTGCGTACCTGGTGGGCAGAAGGGGTGGTGGTATATCAATTGCTCACAGCGCCCAGTTTTTAGCCTGCAAGAGTTTGTAGGTTCacactccttaaagcggagttccaccataaagtggaacttccacttattctttccctttcgggggggggggggggggggggggggggctattcttGACAAGTCCCTTtacccacttccaggagaccgggcCGGGGCGAAGTACATCAGCAGCTCAGCCTCCCTActccctccccttctgccaggCCTGTAAAAGAGAGCGCAGCTCACTtctcgcatgtgcagtagggacccggccatgaagctgaaaggctacactaccgggttcccttaccagcaatgccGGCAGCAGCACTTGACCAGCTGATGTTtacatcggctg
This window contains:
- the ATF1 gene encoding cyclic AMP-dependent transcription factor ATF-1 isoform X2, encoding MEEVSKKSNSTETIQTISFSAFQAAQLAQQASSISESEDSQDSSDSIDTPRKARILSRRLSYGQILKDLSSEDTEDRREDGAGASTVTQMSAATTIYQTSTGQYVTIAPNGTLQLAATDGVQGLQTLMSNAGSNQSGTTILQYAQTSDGQQILVPSNQVVVQTASGDMQAYQIRTTSTTTSLPQTVVMTSPVTLSCQPPKSDDPQLKREIRLMKNREAARECRRKKKEYVKCLENRVAVLENQNKTLIEELKTLKDLYCHKTV